CTGCAGGAACGGAGCTTCGGGGATGTCGTCGAAACCGACGACGCTGACATCGTCTGGCACGATGCGGCCGGCAAGGTGCAACGCCCGCAGCGCGCCGAGTGCCATCTGGTCGTTGGCACAGAAGATCGCCGTCACGGCGCGGTCGGCCATGAGCTGGCGAGCCGCCTCGAAACCCGACCGCACGCCCCAGTCACCGGGGACCACGAGCCCCACCGGCACACCCGCCTCGGCCAGCGCCGCCCGCCAGCCGGCCGCCCGCTCGCGCGCCTCCGGCCAGCCGGCCGGGCCGGCGATGTGGTGGACGGTGGGATGCCCGAGGTCGAGCAGGTGCCGCGTGGCCGTGGCCGCGCCCGAGACGTTGTCGAAGCCAACCACCGGCACACCCTCGGCCTCGCCGGCGCCGACGGCCAGCAGCGGCAGGTCCGCCGGGATGCTGGCCAGCGCGGCGAGCGCCGGGTCGGTCGGCGCGACGGCGAGGATGCCGTCGACGACGCGGTCACACAGGGTATCGACGGCGCCCGCGACCGAGCCGGCGTCGAGCGAGCGCGCGCTGACGACGGTGAGCGGATGGCCGGCGGCGCGAGCGGCGCGCATGATCGCGTAAACCGTCGACGTGGGACCGGTGAGCGAGGTGTCGAAGGCGACCAGGCCGAGCGCGTGTGACCGGCCCGGCGCCGGACTGCGGGAGGCGGTCCGATGTGGTACACCAGCCACGCGGGCGACGCCCGTCATCACCGGCCTGTCCCGCAGCCGCCGCGCACCGCGCATGGGGACCTCCCTCGGGGCCGGCGCGTCAGTGGCAGTGTTAGCGCTCACACCGACACTGTCAAGGGGTTGACTTGGATCGATCTCTTCGGTTAGAACGACGGTCATCGACGTCTCCGGCCGCCTGCCGCGCGGGGTGCACCCGGAGCCACAGGTCCACCGCTTTCCGCTGCTAGCGGCCGGTGGCCACGCCAGCGGGGGCCACCGGGCGTCCTGCCAGGTACCACCGAAGTCACGATTCTGTGAACCTCTTGACGCAGGTGGGAGTGAGCGTTAACACTCTCGCAAACACACTCATGCCACCGCGACGCGTGTCGCGGTGATGTTAGCGCTAACAGCGATGGCGAGGAGTGCGAGACATGCGCAGACAGATATCGACTATCCTGCTGACCGCCGCGCTGGTCGGCGGGCTCACCGCGTGCGGTGGCGGCGACGAGGCCGGTTCCGGTTCGGACGATGGGAAGATCACCCTCGGGTTCTCCCAGGTCGGTGCCGAAAGCGGCTGGCGTACCGCGAACACCAAGTCGATCCAGGAATCGGCCAAAACGGCCGGGATCGACCTGAAGTTCTCCGACGCCCAGCAGAAACAGGAAAACCAGATCAAAGCCATCCGCTCGTTCATCCAGCAGAAGGTCGACATCATCGCCTTCTCCCCGGTGGTCGAGTCCGGCTGGGACACCGTCCTGAAAGAAGCCAAGGACGCCAAGATCCCGGTCATCCTCACCGACCGGGCCATCGACTCCCCCGACACCAGCCTCTACAAGACCTTCATCGGCTCCGACTTCATCGAAGAAGGCAAAAAAGCCGGTGACTGGCTGGTCAAGGAGTACGCCAGCAGCACCGACCCGGTCAACATCGTCGAACTGCAAGGCACCACCGGCTCCGCCCCCGCCAACGACCGGATGAAGGGCTTCGGCGACGTCATCGCCACCGAACCCAAATTCAAGATCGTCGCCTCGCAGACCGGCGAGTTCACCCGGGCCAAGGGCAAAGAAGTCATGGAAGCCTTCCTCAAGTCCAACCCCGACATCGACGTGCTCTACGCCCACAACGACGACATGGGCCTGGGCGCCATCGAAGCCATCGAAGGCGCCGGCAAGAAACCCGGCACCGACATCAAAATCATCACCGTCGACGCCGTCAAAGACGGCATGCAAGCCCTCGCCGACGGCAAAATCAACTTCATCGTCGAGTGCTCCCCCTGCTCGGCCCACAACTCATGGAACTGGTCAAAAAGGTCCACGCCGGCGAAACCGTCGAAACCCGCGTGATCACCAAGGAGACCACCTTCACCCAGGAACAAGCCAAGGCCGCCCTCCCCGAGCGGCAGTACTGACACACCTGTCGGCGCCCCGCCCGAGTGGGCGGGGCGCCGACGGCTTCGCCGCCTCGTCCATTGGGCGGGCGGCGCCGGCTCGCCGCCTTCGCGGTTAACCCGTGCACGCCGCCCTTGATCGAGGCCGCACGCTGTGATCGTGGTCTTTCACTGCCCCTGGAAGGGCAGCAAACGTCCACGATCTGCGAGCTCCCCTTCGCCGTCGCTGCCGATCAAGGGATCGGTCGGCGGTCAGGGACGAGTGACAGGCGGCGGCAACGCCTCGTGATCGGCACGGGAGTTCACGTCAGCGCCGATCGCGGGAGCCGCTAGGAAGCTCGCAGCGCTCTCAAGCTGGGCGCATCACTGCGCCCAGCTTGAGAGCCACGCGGACAGTACGGGTCGGGTAGTCAAGCGGCGGAAGGGGCGGCCACGAAACGCGTGATCGCGCGGGGTTCCCTCCACCACCGATCGTGAGTGAGACCCGCTAGGACACTCACAACAGGCGCTGGGACCACCATTGCGCCCAGCTTGAGAGCCGCGCCGACAGTATGGGCTTGGGTGCTCAAGCGACGGAAGCAGCGGCCACGAAACCCGTGATCCTCCCGGGGATTTCACCCAGCACCGATCGCGGGACCCGCTAGGAGGCTCGCAGCGCTCTCAAGCTGGGCGCATCACTGCGCCCAGCTTGAGAGCCACGCGGAGAGTGCGGGGTTGGGTGGTCAAGCAGCGGAAGCAACGGCCACAAAACTCGTGATCCGCATGGGACTTTGACCTCAGCACCGGTCGTGGGACCCGCCAGGACGCCGGCAGCGCGCCCTGGGCGCAACAATGCGCCCAGCTTGAGAGCGACGCGGACAGTGCGGGGGTTGAGTGGTGAGCGGCGGGAGCAGCGGGCCACGAGAGCAGGCGGCAGCGCGGCCCCTCATCCGCGACCAGTCGAACGCCGTGGCTGACCCGCACCAGGCGCGAGACCGCTATCCGCAAACCCGCGGCTGGACGCGAAGACCGCCGCCCGCGATCCGCACGCGATGGCGAGGCTCCGTCACACAGCTCCACCGCGACCAGACGTAACGACCGCCGGGCACAACCCGACCTCGGTCGCGACCAGGCGCGAAGGCCAAGCCCCGGCACTGCCGCCGCAGCCGCGACCCGACGCCAGGGCCGGCCAGCCGCAACCGGCCTTGGCTGCGGCCGGGGCGCGAGACCGAGCCCCGCAGCGCGGCTCTGATCGCGACCAAGAGCGAAGACCGCCGCCCCCACCCCAGCACACTCACCACTACCAAGCGCGAAGGCCAAGCCGGCGGGCGCGGCCCCGCACCTGCGACCAGACGCCAAGGCCAGCCCGCGGCACAGCACACAACCCCGACCAGCGAACGCCGAGCCCGCGGCACAACCCACAACCGCGACCGGGCGCGAAAGCTGAGCCCGCGGCACGACCCCACTACCGCGATCAGATGCGAAGGCCGCGCCCGTAGCCGCGACCCGCGCGAAGAACGCCGCCGCGGTCAGAGGCCAAGGCCGCGGCCGCGGCGCGGCTCTGAGCGCGACCAAACGCGAAGCGCAACGCTGCGGGAGCAACGGTCCGGACCACGGCGGACATCGCGGTAGCTCAGGAAAGAATGAGGGCCCCGCACCGGCGAGGCCCTCACGCGCGCGACAAGGTCACTCGCCGAAGTCGCCGAAGTCGCCTCCGCCGTCGAAGACGTCGTCCATCGCCTCGCCCAGGACCATGCCGCCCAGGATGCCGGCGCCGGCGCCCGCGATGACCGCGCCCGCGCCCATGCCGCCGCGGCCGTGGCCGCGTTGGCCGCCGTGGAAGCCGTGCGTTGCGCGCAGGCTGGAGTAGCGGTCGCTGGCCGAGCGGACCCAGCCGTCGACGACGCTGGCCCAGTCGGTCTGGTCGACTGTGGCGTGCTCGACGCGGAAGCGGCCGTAGGCGTCGTGGCCGCTGCTCAGGAAGCCGCCGCGCTTGTCGAACTCCAGGATTACCTCGACGCCCTGTTGGTCGGCGACGAAGGTGAGCTCGACCTCGTTGATGCCGCCGGCGTACTGGGGTGGTGGGAAGAACTCGATCTCCTGGTAGAACGGCAGCTGCTGGTTGACGCCGTAGATGCGGCCGCGCTCCAGGTCGGCGCTCTTGAAGCGGAAGCCCAGCCGGTTGAAGGCGTCGAGGATGCGCTCCTGTGCGGGCAGCGGGTGCACCTGCACCGGGTCGAGGTCGCCCTTGTCGACGGCGCGGGCCACGGCCAGCTCGGTGCGCAGGCCCATGGTCATGCCGCGCAGACGCTGGCCGTACACGTCGGTGACCGGGGCTTCCCACGGCACCGGGAAGCTGAACGGGATCTCCTTGCGCTCGCCCTTGCCGAGCGGGAAGGCGCCCGCCACCGCGATGCGGTGGAACTCCACTGTGGAGTCGTAGTTGGCGTCGCCACTTTCCACCTCCACGCGGGTCACCAGCCCGAGCGCGACCTGGTCGATTTTGACGTCGTGGTCGCCACCCAGGATGTGGATCTGACCGTCGAGGGTCAGGCCCGGCCGGGTGTTGGAGTTGGAGAGCACGGTGTCGACGGACGGTCCGCCGACGCCGAAGGCGCCCAACAACTTCTTGAATACCATCGATGCTCCTATCGCATCCGCCGGCCCTGCGGCACGGCATCCGTCTCGTCGTCGAACTCGCCGATGACCTCTTCGAGCAGGTCTTCCAGGGCGACGAAGCCGACCGTGCCTTCGCCCCTGCTGACCAGCGCCAGCTGGGCGCGGTCCGCCCGCATCGCCGCGACCGCCTCGGTGACCGTCGCCGTGGCCGGCAGGACGGAGGGCTCCGTCATCAGCTCGGTCGCGGTGGCCGGCCGCCCGAAGGTGGTCGCCTTTACAGCGTCCCTTACGTGGACCAGCCCGACCAGTTCCCCGTTCGGGCCGGAAACGGCGAGACGTGATCGCCCGCAGCCGCGCGAGATCGCCTCGATCCGCTCGGCGGTCGCGTCGGCGGGCACGGTGACCAGCTCGGCCAGCGGCTGCATCACGGACGCGACGGTGGTGCGCTGGAGCTGGAGCATGCTGGACAGCAGCTGCTCCTGGTCGGCCGCGAGCGTGCCGTGCTCGCGCGACTGCTCCAGCAGGATGCGCAGCTCCTCCGGGCCGTGCACCTGGGCGAGCTGGTCCTGCGGCTCCACTTTGACCAGTCGCAGCACGCCGTTGGCGAGGCCGTTGAAGAGCACCAGGGCCGGCCGCGTCAGCCGCGCGAACGCCCGGAACGGCAGCGCCAGCAGCAGCGCCGACCGCTCGGGGTCGGTGATCGCCCACGACTTGGGCGCCATCTCGCCGACCACCAGGTGGAGGAAGCCGACCAGCAGCAGCGCCACGATGAACGCGATCACGTGGCCGGCGGTGTCGGGCAGCCCGACCGCGTGCAGGGCCGGGCCGAGCACGTGCTCGATCGCCGGCTCGGCGAGCGCGCCAAGGCCCAGCGTGCACAGCGTGATGCCGAGCTGCGCGCCGGCGAGCATGACGGACAGCTCGCGGGAGCCTTCGAGAGCCGCGCGGGCGGCGCGGCTGCCGTCGGCGGCGGCCTGCTCGAGGCGGTAGCGCTTGCTGCCCACCAGCGCGAACTCGGCGGCCACGAAGAAGCCGTTGAGCGCCAGCAGCAGCACCGACAAGATCAAAGCCCAGGTGGTGCTCATGAGGGCACCTCCAGGCGTACCGACTCGGGCACGTGGCGCTGCACGGACTCGACGGAGAGCACCGCACCGTCGATCTCGACGCGGTCGCCGACCGAGGGGACCCGGCCCAGCTCGCGCATCACGAGGCCGGAGACCGTGTCGTACTCGGGGGCCTCTGGCAGCTCGACGCCGGTCGCGTCGGCCACCTCGTCGATGCGCCAGCGCGCGGGCACGAGCCACGAGCCGTCCGGCTGGCGGCGGGGTGCCGGCTCCGGGTGGTCGTCTTCGTCGCGGATCGGGCCGACCAGCTCCTCGGCGATGTCCTCCAGCGTGATGACGCCGGCGAAACCGCCGTACTCGTCGACCACGCACGCCATCTGCCGGTGCCCGGAGCGCAGGCGGTCGAGCACGGCGGGCAGCGGGAGGGTACCGGGCACCATCAACGGCGTCACGGCCAGCGAGCGCACCGGCGTGGTGGAGCGCTCGGCGGGCGGTACCTCCATGACGTCGGTGATGCTCACGATCCCGGTCACGTCGTCGACCCCGTCGCCGCTCTGCACGGGAAAGCGGGAGTGTCCCGTCTCCAGCAGGTCGACGATGCGGCGCACCGGGTCGTCGGCGCGCACGGTGTGCACGGCGACGCGGGGCACCATCACCTCGTCGGCGGTGAGGCGGCGGAAGTCGAGGCCCCGGTCGAGCAGCATGGAGATCTGCGCGTCAAGGTGCCCCTCGGCGCGTGACTTCGCGATGATCTGCTCCAGGTCCTCGGCGGTGGCGCCGGACGGCAGCTCCTCGATCGGCTCGACGCCGACCCGCCGGAGCAGCCGCGCCGCCGCCATGTCGAAGACGCGGATCAGCGGCGCGAACACTTTCAGGTACATCAGCGTGGACCGGCTCAGCGCCCGCGCCAGCCGCTCCGGGCGGGCGATGGCCAGGTTTTTCGGTGCCAGCTCGCCAAGCACCATCTGGATGACGGTGGACAGCAGCAACACAAGGATCACGGACACCGGCAGGCTCACCGCGCGGGACACGCCGGCCGTGCCGAGCAGGTCGGCGAGCCCTTCACCGACGAAGGGCTCCGCCACGTAACCCACGAGCAGCACGGTGACCGTGATGCCCAGCTGCGCGCCCGAAAGCATGAACGAGAGCCGTCCGGTCACCACCAGCGCCCGCGCGGCGGCCTGGTCGCCCTCGTCGGCGAGGCGGCGCAGCTTGCCCCGGTCGACGGCGACGTAGCCGAACTCCTGCGCGACGAAGTATCCGGTCAGCGCGGTGAGCAGCAGGATGAGAAGAAGGCCGATCGCGATCAGCATCGCTGGCTCTCTGTGGAGGTCGTGCGCCGGGTGTCACCCGGCTCGGTACTACTGCCCTCCTGGGCAGGTGCCACGATCATGGACCGCATCCTATCGGAGCTGCCTGAACGTTTCCTGGGAGCGACAAGCCACTCCGACCGGATGACCGCGAGCGGGCCGATCACCGCGAGCACGAGCACGTAGCCCGCGACGAAGGGCGCGATCCGCGAATCCAGGCCCGCGGCGACCGCGAGCGAGCCCAGAATCAGCGAGAACTCCCCGCGGGTGAGCACGGTCAGGCCGATGTTGGCGGCTTCCTGTCGACCGTACCCGTGCAGCCGCGCGGCGAGCACCCCAGCGGCGATGTTGAGAACGACGGTGAGCACCACCGCCGCCGCGATCGGCAGCAGCACCGGTCGGAGGTCTCCCGGGTCGATGGTCAGGCCGAACGTGAAGAAGAAGATCGCCGCGAAGCCGTCCCGCAGCGGCCGCACCAGCGAGCGCACGCGGTCGGCGGCGGTCGAGCCGCCCAGCACCAGACCGATCATGAACGCGCCGATCGCGTCCGACACGCCCAGCTCCTCCGCCACGCCCGCCGAGAGCACGGCAAGCCCGACGAAGAAGACGACAAGCAGCTCGTCGTTGAACACGCGCAGGAGCCGCCCGGCCGCGCGGGCGCCCCACCGGGCCAGCGCGGCGAGCACGATCAGGAACCCGAACGCCTTGGCCAGGTCGGTCGCCACCTCCGCCGGCCCGCTCGCGTTGCCCAGCACCGGCTGGAGCATCGCCAGGTAGAGCGCGAGGAAGATGTCCTCGATCACGATCACGCCGAGGATCAGCCGCGACTCGGGGTTGCGCAGCCGGCCGGTCTCGACCAGCAGTTTCGTGACGATCGCCGACGACGAGATGCCGACCACGCCGGCGACCACCAGCGCCTCGCGCGTGCCCCACCCGAAGGCGAAGCCGAGCGCGAGGCCGCCGCCGATGTTCAGGACCAGGTAGCCGAGGCCGGCCGCGAGCATGCGGCGGCCGCCCGCGACCAGGTCGTCGGTGTGAAACTCCAGGCCGAGGTAGAAGAGCAGGAAGACGAGGCCGAGCGCGGCGATCAGGGCCAGGTCGCCGGGGTCCTCGACGAGCGCGAGGCCGGGCGTGTGCGGGCCGAACACCACGCCCGCGAGCATGAACAGGGGAATCGTGGGCAGGCCGATCCTGGCTCCGAGGCGGGCCAGTACGGCCGCCGCCAGGAACGCCCCGCCCAGGGCAACGAGTGCATCGCCAACGTGCATGAGGTGTGCCTCCACTCCACGCCGGGGTCACGGCGTGTTGATCTCGATGCGGGCGAGGTCAGTGGAGGTTTGGTGGTGCCCGTGAGGAGTGCGGTGCCGATGCGACGGCGGCGGGCAGGGCCGGGTCGGGCTCGGCCACCGCCGCCGGCGCGGCGTCCGCGCCTGGTGGAAGAGCATTATTTGGTACGGGCGTGAGGTCCAGCCGCTGGTCGTGAGTTGCCATCGCGGGGGCGGTGTGCACGACCGCGGCACCGATCGAAGCGGGGCCGTGTGCGATGGCGCCGACCGGGGCGGCCGTGGAGGCGGCCCCGTGCACGCTGGTGAGGGCCAGGACGGCGAGGAGGGCAGCGGCGAGTACGCGGCCGACCGCCGCCGCCGTACCCCGCATGAAGGATCTCCCGCCCCTGGCTGAGGGGTAAGTCGATCGGACCGAATCGGTCGTTACGTTTCGGTCCTGTCGCACCCTCGGGGCAGTATGGGTTCCGTGGTGGATGTGCTGGAGCGCTTCGGGCGGGCGACGCGGGAGTGGTTCGGTGCCGCTTTCGCGGCGCCGACCGGGGCGCAGGCCGGCGCGTGGCAGGCGATCGGCGACGGTCACCACGCGCTGGTCGTGGCACCCACCGGCTCGGGCAAGACGCTCGCCGCGTTCCTCTGGTCGCTCGACCAGCTGGCCCGCGAGCCGCTCCCCGCCGATCCGAAGCGGCGCTGCCGCGTGCTCTACGTGAGCCCGCTCAAGGCGCTCGCGGTCGACGTCGAGCGCAACCTGCGGGCGCCTTTGACCGGCATCCGCCACGCCGCCGCGCGCCTCGGCATCCCGCCGCCCGACATCACGGTCGGCATGCGCACGGGCGACACGCCGGCCGACGAGCGGCGGGCGTTCCAGCGCACCCCGCCGGACATCCTGATCACCACGCCGGAGTCGCTGTTCCTGCTGCTCACCTCGGCCGCGCGGGAGTCGCTGGCCGGCGTCGAGACGGTGATCGTCGACGAGGTGCACGCGGTCGCCGCCACCAAGCGCGGCGCGCACCTCGCGCTCTCCCTTGAGCGGCTCGACGCGATGCTCCCCGGCCGGCCCAGCGCATCGGCCTGTCCGCCACCGTGCGGCCGATCGAGGAGACGGCCCGCTTCCTCGGCGGCTCCCGCCACGTCGAGGTGGTCCAGCCGCGCACCGCCAAGACCATCGAGGTCAGCGTGCAGGTGCCGGTCGAAGACATGACGCAGCTCGACGAGGTGGGCGAGCCCGAGGAGGGTTCACGCCGCGCGTCGATCTGGCCGGCTGTCGAGGAGCGGGTCTTCGACCTGATCGGGCAGCACCGGTCCACGATCGTGTTCACCAACTCGCGGCGTTCCGCCGAGCGCCTCTGCGCGCGGCTCAACGAGCTGGCGACGGACGCCTTTTCCGAGTCGTCAGGCGAAGCCCCACGAGTCGAAATGGGCGCCCGACACGAGATCGACGCCCTGCCCGCCGCGATCATGGCGCAGTCCGGGGCGGCCACCGGCGCGCCACCGGTGATCGCCCGCGCGCACCACGGCAGCGTCTCCCGCGAGGAGCGCAAGCACATCGAGGAGGCGCTCAAGTCGGGCCAGCTGCCCGCGGTGGTCGCCACGTCCAGCCTCGAGCTCGGCATCGACATGGGCGCGGTCGACCTTGTCGTGCAGATCGAGGCACCGCCCAGCGTCGCCGCCGGGCTGCAGCGCATCGGCCGCGCCGGCCACCAGGTGGGCGCGGTCTCCCGCGGCGTGGTGTTCCCCAAGCACCGCGGTGACCTGCTCTCCTGCGCGGTGGTCGCCGAGCGGATGGGCGACGGCGCGATCGAGGAGCTGCGCTACCCGCGCAACCCGCTCGACGTGCTCGCCCAGCAGATCGTCGCGATGGTCGCGCTCGACCAGTGGACGCTGGCCGACCTCACCACGCTGGTCCGCCGCGCCGCGCCCTTCGCCGAGCTGCCCGACTCGGCGCTGCACGCGGTGCTCGACATGCTTTCCGGGCGCTACCCGTCGACCGCGTTCGCCGAGCTGCGCCCCCGCCTGGTCTGGGACCGCGCGGGCGACCTGCTCAGCGGCCGCCCCGGCGCCCAGCGGCTCGCGGTGACCAGCGGCGGCACGATCCCCGACCGCGGCCTCTTCGGGGTCTTTCTGGCCGGCGCCGAGCGGGCCGCGCGGGTCGGCGAGCTCGACGAGGAAATGGTGTACGA
The window above is part of the Phytohabitans houttuyneae genome. Proteins encoded here:
- a CDS encoding substrate-binding domain-containing protein — encoded protein: MRGARRLRDRPVMTGVARVAGVPHRTASRSPAPGRSHALGLVAFDTSLTGPTSTVYAIMRAARAAGHPLTVVSARSLDAGSVAGAVDTLCDRVVDGILAVAPTDPALAALASIPADLPLLAVGAGEAEGVPVVGFDNVSGAATATRHLLDLGHPTVHHIAGPAGWPEARERAAGWRAALAEAGVPVGLVVPGDWGVRSGFEAARQLMADRAVTAIFCANDQMALGALRALHLAGRIVPDDVSVVGFDDIPEAPFLQPPLTTVRQDLAALGRAGVELVVRQIDAGVRILRHVRFSPSFVERDSAAHPM
- a CDS encoding sporulation protein; translation: MVFKKLLGAFGVGGPSVDTVLSNSNTRPGLTLDGQIHILGGDHDVKIDQVALGLVTRVEVESGDANYDSTVEFHRIAVAGAFPLGKGERKEIPFSFPVPWEAPVTDVYGQRLRGMTMGLRTELAVARAVDKGDLDPVQVHPLPAQERILDAFNRLGFRFKSADLERGRIYGVNQQLPFYQEIEFFPPPQYAGGINEVELTFVADQQGVEVILEFDKRGGFLSSGHDAYGRFRVEHATVDQTDWASVVDGWVRSASDRYSSLRATHGFHGGQRGHGRGGMGAGAVIAGAGAGILGGMVLGEAMDDVFDGGGDFGDFGE
- a CDS encoding hemolysin family protein; amino-acid sequence: MSTTWALILSVLLLALNGFFVAAEFALVGSKRYRLEQAAADGSRAARAALEGSRELSVMLAGAQLGITLCTLGLGALAEPAIEHVLGPALHAVGLPDTAGHVIAFIVALLLVGFLHLVVGEMAPKSWAITDPERSALLLALPFRAFARLTRPALVLFNGLANGVLRLVKVEPQDQLAQVHGPEELRILLEQSREHGTLAADQEQLLSSMLQLQRTTVASVMQPLAELVTVPADATAERIEAISRGCGRSRLAVSGPNGELVGLVHVRDAVKATTFGRPATATELMTEPSVLPATATVTEAVAAMRADRAQLALVSRGEGTVGFVALEDLLEEVIGEFDDETDAVPQGRRMR
- a CDS encoding hemolysin family protein, translated to MLIAIGLLLILLLTALTGYFVAQEFGYVAVDRGKLRRLADEGDQAAARALVVTGRLSFMLSGAQLGITVTVLLVGYVAEPFVGEGLADLLGTAGVSRAVSLPVSVILVLLLSTVIQMVLGELAPKNLAIARPERLARALSRSTLMYLKVFAPLIRVFDMAAARLLRRVGVEPIEELPSGATAEDLEQIIAKSRAEGHLDAQISMLLDRGLDFRRLTADEVMVPRVAVHTVRADDPVRRIVDLLETGHSRFPVQSGDGVDDVTGIVSITDVMEVPPAERSTTPVRSLAVTPLMVPGTLPLPAVLDRLRSGHRQMACVVDEYGGFAGVITLEDIAEELVGPIRDEDDHPEPAPRRQPDGSWLVPARWRIDEVADATGVELPEAPEYDTVSGLVMRELGRVPSVGDRVEIDGAVLSVESVQRHVPESVRLEVPS
- a CDS encoding cation:proton antiporter; protein product: MHVGDALVALGGAFLAAAVLARLGARIGLPTIPLFMLAGVVFGPHTPGLALVEDPGDLALIAALGLVFLLFYLGLEFHTDDLVAGGRRMLAAGLGYLVLNIGGGLALGFAFGWGTREALVVAGVVGISSSAIVTKLLVETGRLRNPESRLILGVIVIEDIFLALYLAMLQPVLGNASGPAEVATDLAKAFGFLIVLAALARWGARAAGRLLRVFNDELLVVFFVGLAVLSAGVAEELGVSDAIGAFMIGLVLGGSTAADRVRSLVRPLRDGFAAIFFFTFGLTIDPGDLRPVLLPIAAAVVLTVVLNIAAGVLAARLHGYGRQEAANIGLTVLTRGEFSLILGSLAVAAGLDSRIAPFVAGYVLVLAVIGPLAVIRSEWLVAPRKRSGSSDRMRSMIVAPAQEGSSTEPGDTRRTTSTESQRC